A genome region from Schistocerca americana isolate TAMUIC-IGC-003095 chromosome 1, iqSchAmer2.1, whole genome shotgun sequence includes the following:
- the LOC124610534 gene encoding putative gustatory receptor 2a, protein MGAIRRQLLRSVRPPLHREAELEEAATSGARRWVAEGGLWRLQRARLALHRVARLCGQHFVLSLSLSFLNRLLQLVCTSYSSVLLANNWQHLSFGLRALAAGIGVLLVVEASFLLALCWACSSAQDRAVRVGLVLDKIQSLLGPSVTSRSLQLAVENLRFSAAGFFDLDLRLFVALIGTSVTYVIILVQFRK, encoded by the coding sequence ATGGGCGCCATCCGCAGGCAGCTGCTGAGGAGTGTGCGGCCGCCGCTGCACAGGGAGGCGGAGCTGGAGGAGGCGGCGACCTCCGGAGCGcggcggtgggtggcggagggcggGCTGTGGCGGCTGCAGCGCGCCAGGCTGGCCCTCCACCGCGTTGCCCGCCTCTGCGGTCAACACTTTGTGCTCTCGCTGTCGCTGTCCTTTCTCAACCGCCTGCTCCAGCTAGTCTGCACCAGTTACAGCTCCGTGCTCTTGGCGAACAACTGGCAACACCTCTCGTTCGGATTACGTGCCCTTGCCGCTGGGATCGGTGTTCTGTTGGTGGTTGAAGCCAGCTTCCTGCTAGCTCTGTGCTGGGCGTGCTCGTCTGCTCAGGATAGAGCGGTCAGAGTTGGCCTGGTGCTGGACAAGATTCAGTCCCTGCTGGGGCCCAGTGTTACGTCACGTTCTCTCCAATTGGCAGTAGAGAATCTGCGTTTTTCCGCTGCAGGCTTCTTTGACTTAGATCTACGTTTATTTGTTGCTCTTATTGGTACGAGTGTCACATATGTTATAATACTTGTACAGTTTCGCAAATAA